TGGAAATCTCGGCGCTCGTCGAAGTCCTCGGTGATAGAACCCCCGAACACAAAATCGGTCTGACCTCGCTCAAATCCATCGTCGGTCATACCAAAGCAGCTGCCGGCATCGGTGCCTTCATCAAGGCCACGATCGCCGTGAATCAGCGCGTTCAGCCGCCGATGGCAGGCGTTGAAGAACCCAATGCCCTTTTCAGCGAAAAGGCTCGTCACTTCCATCCTTTGATGGAAGGCAGGAAATGGGACGAGGATCGCACCATGCGCGCCGGCGTCTCGGCCATGGGTTTTGGTGGCATCAATACGCACGCAACGCTGGAAAGCTATGGCCTTCCTGCCGATCATCTGCGTCCTCGGCTTGATGAACGCGTGATGCTGCAGTCGCATGACAAGGCTGAAGTTCTGGTCTTCTCGGCCAGCTCGCAGTCCCTTCTGCAGAAGAAAGTGCAGCAGGCCCTGAATTATGTCCGCCGCATCAGTCGCGCGGAACTCGGTGACCTGGCCCAGGAGTCGGCACGCTTCGTTCAGAATCACGAGCAGTATCGTGCGAGCGTCGTCGCCAGCAAACCCGAAGAGGCTTATAACGCTCTGCAAAAACTTCTGGGACTCCTCAGCCAGCCGATGGAGCTGCAAAGCAGTCGCGAGCAGATGGAAGGCTCGGCCTTTATCACTCTCGGCCACAGCAGCAAGGCTCCGAAACTGGGCTTTCTCTTCCCTGGCCAGGGCGCACAAAAACCCAACATGGGCCGTAAATTGATTCAGCGTCACAGCTGGGCGCAAAGCCGTCTGGAAAAAGCGGATGCGGTGGCTCAGGCCACGAGTGACATCAAACTCTCGTCCGCATTCCTGATCGACGCTGGCAGCAACCTTGAGGACGCAGCCCGTCAGCTGTCGCGCACCGAACTTGCACAGCCCGCGATTTCCGTGATCAATGCTCTTTGGCTCGATATGCTGCAAAAATTGGGAATGACGCCGGCCATCGTCGGTGGCCACAGCCTCGGCGAACTCAGCGCTCTTTATGCAGCCAAAGCCTTTGATTTTGAAACTCTGGTGAAACTTGCCGCAGTTCGCGGTCAGCTGATGGCGCATCGGGCCGATCGTCCGGGTGCCATGATTCATCTGACCTGTGATGCACAGACCGCTCTTCAGCTGATGGAAACCGTCAGCGGAACAGCGAGTATTGCCAATCGCAACGCACCTGATCAGACTGTTCTGTCGGGCGACCCCGAAGCCCTGAAGTCCATCCTGGACGCCGCAAAATCCCGCGGTATTCAAGGCGGCCTTCTGCCGGTCTCGAACGCCTTCCATTCCATCTATATGGAAGAGGCGGCCGCGTCCTTTGCTCAAACTCTGTCCCAGATCCCTTTCAAAAAACCGGCTCTGAAATTCTTCCGCGGCACCGATGGCCAGGCCTTGTCCGGCGAGGCCGATCTGAAGGATTATCTGAGCCAGCAGATTCTGGAGCAGGTCGACTTCATCGCATTGGCCGCTTCCATGCGCGCTGAGTGCGAACTTCTGATCGAAGTGGGTCCTTCGCAGATCCTTTCCGGTTTGATGAAACGCATGCCAGGGGCAACGCTCTGCTTGCCAACCGAGTCGCGTCCCGGTCATGACGCCGATCTTAAAGTCCTTCTGGCCACGGCCTTCACCAAGGGCGTCGCCATTCGTTGGGATGAACTCTATCAGGCGCGTTATCTGCGTCCCTTCGTTCGTCCTGAAGAAAAGCATTTCATTGCGAGCCCCACGGAAAAAGCACTTCAGTTTTCCCAGGGCTCTGCCGCTCCCATTATGAAATCCGCTCCTGTGATCGCCGCTCCTGCTGCTCCCATCCCTGTGACTGCTCCTGCTCCCGCACCTCTACCTGCACAACCTGCAAGCCTTGCCTCGGCTCCTGCAGGGGCCTCGATCGAGGACATCATCTACGGCACGATCACAGCATTGACTGGTTTTGAAAGGAATACCCTCAAGCCTGAAATGCGTCTGCTCGACGATTTGAACATGGATTCCATCAAGGCCAGCGAACTCGTGGCCAACGTCAGCATGCATTATGGAATCGCCGGCGAATTGGAATCAACACCCTTCGCCAATGCCAGCATTCAGGAACTGGCTGACGCCATCCGCAGCAAAGTCGGTTCCGCTGAAAAAGCAGCGCCCGTGGCTGCGGCCAGCACCCCGGCACCGGAAGCGCCGAAGAAAGTCGTCACAAGCCGCGTAGCGGAAACGAGCCTCGGCAAAAACAAGGAACCTTGGGTTCGCAATTTTACCGAAGCTCTGCAGCCGTCTGAAGCCCTGCCTCAGGGTCTTTGGAATGGGAATACGGTTGCCGTCATGGCTTCACCTGCGGATGCCGCTCTTGTCGCCAGCTGGCAGCAGCAGCTTCAGACCGAAGGCGCCGTCATCAGCGAGCAGGCGGAAGTATCCCTGATCCTTCTGCCAACAGCAGCAAGTAGTGAAGCCTGGAACGAAGCCGTTGCGCTTCTGGCCCAGGTCGGTCGCCAGCTTTGGAAAAAAGGCAGCACCTTGATCTTCGTTCAAGGTGATGATGGACAGTTCGGTCGCAGCTCGGCGAGTGAGCAGATTTTCAGCAGCAAGGCCTTTGCTCAAAGCCTTGCGCATGAAAGACCCGACCTTAAGGTTCGCAGCCTCTCCGTTCCCGCCGACAAACTTTCGAACGCGGGCTGGATGCTGAATGTACTGGCTGCAGAAAAAGATTCCGACCTTGCGCTGGGCGTGGCCGGTTATACTCAGGAAGGCGAGCGCCTTCAGCCGGAACTGCAGCTGGATCAACCCAGCACCTATGAAAAGCGTCCTTTGAACTTCGATGCCCAGGATGTGGTCCTGGTCACCGGCGGCGCCAAAGGCATCACGGCCGAATGCGCCATCGCCATGGCCAAGGAATATGGTGTGAAGATGGCCTTGATCGGCTCCTCGCGCCTGAGCGATGAGGACTCGCGTAATCCTGAGCATCCGATCCAGAAGACTCTGAACAGCTATCGTGACGCCGGTCTGGTCGCAGCCTATTACGCCTGCAACATTACTGATGGTGATGCTGTGAAGGGTATGGTCGCACAGATTCGGAAGGAACTCGGCGAGCCCACCGCTTTGATTCATGGTGCCGGCAGCAATCAGCCGCGTCCTGTGTCTTCCGTGAAAGCGGCGGATGCTGAGAAGGAAATGGCTCCCAAGATCCTCGGCATGCGTCATCTTCTGAGCGCACTGGAAGGTTCCGCTTTGAAACTTGTGGTGGGCTTCACCTCGGTAATCGGTGTGACCGGTATGCCTGGCAACGCCTGGTATGGTTTCGCCAACGAAGCGCTTGATCTGATGATCCGTCGCTACCAAAAGCAAAACCCTCAGGCGCACACCCAGACTCTGGCCTATAGCGTCTGGTCGGAAGTCGGCATGGGCGCGCGCATGGGCAGTGATAAAAACCTGGAGCAGAAGGGCATCAGCTCGATCAGTCCCGAGCAGGGCATCGAACGCTTCATGCAGCTGATCCGCGGCATCAGTCGTGATCAGCAGACGGTGATCTCGTCCCGCCTCGGCACCATCGGCGCGCAGAAAGCTCCAGGACTGAAGCAGGATCAGCTGGCTCTGAATTTTGCCCAGGATATCGTGCATCATCAGGCCGGTGTGGAA
This region of Oligoflexus sp. genomic DNA includes:
- a CDS encoding SDR family NAD(P)-dependent oxidoreductase, giving the protein MKKQERGESIAIIGMSCWYPGAQTLVEFWENILAKRQQFRRMPDERLPLDQYHSSDRATPDKTYGTEAAVLDGFEFDWKGRRIPKQTFESTDIVHWLALDVALKALDDAGLDLATLQKIQTGVVLGNTLTGEWTRTNAMRMRWPYIERVLRETAGTRGMSGANLDSYLRTVEEAFKSVFPGVNEDTLAGALSNTIAGRICNFLDLHGGGYTVDGACSSSLLAVINAARSLSSGDLDVAFAGGIDISLDTFELIGFAKTGALTPDEMRVYDKRANGFIPGEGCGFVVMKRLSDAERDGNRIYAVLKGWGISSDGKGGMTAPSIQGQASAIGKAYEMAGYGLENCDFIEGHGTGTTVGDKVEISALVEVLGDRTPEHKIGLTSLKSIVGHTKAAAGIGAFIKATIAVNQRVQPPMAGVEEPNALFSEKARHFHPLMEGRKWDEDRTMRAGVSAMGFGGINTHATLESYGLPADHLRPRLDERVMLQSHDKAEVLVFSASSQSLLQKKVQQALNYVRRISRAELGDLAQESARFVQNHEQYRASVVASKPEEAYNALQKLLGLLSQPMELQSSREQMEGSAFITLGHSSKAPKLGFLFPGQGAQKPNMGRKLIQRHSWAQSRLEKADAVAQATSDIKLSSAFLIDAGSNLEDAARQLSRTELAQPAISVINALWLDMLQKLGMTPAIVGGHSLGELSALYAAKAFDFETLVKLAAVRGQLMAHRADRPGAMIHLTCDAQTALQLMETVSGTASIANRNAPDQTVLSGDPEALKSILDAAKSRGIQGGLLPVSNAFHSIYMEEAAASFAQTLSQIPFKKPALKFFRGTDGQALSGEADLKDYLSQQILEQVDFIALAASMRAECELLIEVGPSQILSGLMKRMPGATLCLPTESRPGHDADLKVLLATAFTKGVAIRWDELYQARYLRPFVRPEEKHFIASPTEKALQFSQGSAAPIMKSAPVIAAPAAPIPVTAPAPAPLPAQPASLASAPAGASIEDIIYGTITALTGFERNTLKPEMRLLDDLNMDSIKASELVANVSMHYGIAGELESTPFANASIQELADAIRSKVGSAEKAAPVAAASTPAPEAPKKVVTSRVAETSLGKNKEPWVRNFTEALQPSEALPQGLWNGNTVAVMASPADAALVASWQQQLQTEGAVISEQAEVSLILLPTAASSEAWNEAVALLAQVGRQLWKKGSTLIFVQGDDGQFGRSSASEQIFSSKAFAQSLAHERPDLKVRSLSVPADKLSNAGWMLNVLAAEKDSDLALGVAGYTQEGERLQPELQLDQPSTYEKRPLNFDAQDVVLVTGGAKGITAECAIAMAKEYGVKMALIGSSRLSDEDSRNPEHPIQKTLNSYRDAGLVAAYYACNITDGDAVKGMVAQIRKELGEPTALIHGAGSNQPRPVSSVKAADAEKEMAPKILGMRHLLSALEGSALKLVVGFTSVIGVTGMPGNAWYGFANEALDLMIRRYQKQNPQAHTQTLAYSVWSEVGMGARMGSDKNLEQKGISSISPEQGIERFMQLIRGISRDQQTVISSRLGTIGAQKAPGLKQDQLALNFAQDIVHHQAGVETIARVHLNHSEHAYLLDHNYKGAYLLPTVHGLEAMAQIVSLQHDLGDSLILENIQLTRPITVGQQGCTIEIHAEVLEYKAGDDTVRVRAGIRTALSGFKVDHFAAEIVLQVLNGAEIEGIPVTEQRLAVDPMKQLYGSILFQGPMFQRIQSLHHLESDNETEGRTLFLARTNAADLGAHTLGDPYFRDALLQSAQIIIPQNQCLPIEIERLELYRGYNTEVERLCWSDVHKVDDKSYSATITVFNPEGRILERMVNYRLQFLEKKAHLPKAMDLIQGEALPVEENSLLAPYRGLAKRLVIGAEPNGPQDQSVFVHRFIPDFKTFANLNRSIYFSHFFNWMGQSREMSSLPVLDKIRELTETGRWGQVTNWASIEVLGECRNRDRVVEARMWCGQVGGSKNSSATLNFDWVSLGEDGIEERIATGQMGFTWVEILDHGIVRPAEFPVEYRDFIASMIARNDKPNSYIPAPEPYRSLGKGQTLFQAPEGPNTAITIAQKVFETSLYDANLVGNLYFGNYSIWMGKLRDSYFHGLAPHLYRGIGEAGELTCVKSRIQHLREAMPFDDILVTMGIKAVHQNGVDLQFEFHKVTPEGHTEKLATADHQTIWTRPGADGEKVACELPQDILSALIEHVEISLLKTVI